Within the Balaenoptera acutorostrata chromosome 10, mBalAcu1.1, whole genome shotgun sequence genome, the region TGGTGGCTCCAGCGGATCCATTGCTACCCATGGTCGTTCTTCAGGATTTTCGTTATTTAAGCCAGGAACGGGGTATTCCCAGATAAGCTACTCCTCGGGATCTAGCTCTGGTCTACAGGGTGCAACTAGCTCCTCCCAGTCAGGAAGCACCAGCTCCCAGTCTGGAGGAGGCTCGAGCTCTTCTGTTTCCCAAACCTCCTCGATGTCCAGCAGCAGTGGCCAGAAGGTCAACGCCAAGCTGCACCCCTGTAGTTCCAACATCCCTGACTCTCCCTGCAGTGGGGGACCCATCGTCTCGCACTCTGGCTCCTACATCTCCAGCTCCCATTCTGTGTCTGGTGGTAAAATGCCTGTAGTGGTGGTAGTGGAGCAGCATGGCTCTGGTGGCCCCAGAGTGGGTCAAAGCGTCCCCTGTAGCAATGGTGGCCTTCCAGGCAAGCCCTGCCCCCCCATCGCCTCTGTAGACAAATATGGCAGCTATGAGGTGGTGGGTGGCTCCTCTGACAGTTATCTGGTCCCAGGCATGACCTACATCAGGGGCAAAATCTACCCGGTGGGCCACTTCATCAAAGAGCACCCCATCAAAGGCTCTCCAAGGGTTCCCTCCTTTGCAGCCGGGGCCCCCATCTCTGAGGGCAAATACTTCTCCAGCAACCCCATCATCCCCAGCCACAGCTCTTCTAGTTCCAACATCTACCAGTCGGGAGCTTCCTCGGCCATTGTGTTCCAGCCGGTGGGCTCTGGTGGAGTCCCGCCCTATGGCGTTGGCTCCAAGGGCTCTAAGGAGCCCTGCTCCCTCTCCAGCTCTGGAGTCCACAGCAGTTCTAGCCTTTCCAGCAGTTCTGGTTCATCTTTCCATCCCTGTGGTGGTGTTTCCCAGAGGCTCAGCTCCTCACCAGGCACTGGCTCCTTCAGTGGCAGCTCCAGCTCCCAATCCCATGGTGAAATCATCCTTCAACCCTGTGGCAGCAAGTCCAGCTCTTCTGGTCACTCTTGCATTTCTGTCTCCTCCTCAACATTGAGTAGGGGTGCAGGTGGCTCTTCCCAACATGACCCCTCAGCTGGTGCCAAGCCCTGTGGCTTTGGCGGCTCTGGAACTATCCCCTGCCACTCCATCCGGGACATCCTAACCCAAGTGAAGCCCCTGGGCCCCCAGCTAGCTGACCCTGAAGTTTTCCTGCCCTAGGGAGAGTTACCTAACAGTCCATAAAGCAGATTTTGCCTACA harbors:
- the CDSN gene encoding corneodesmosin, with protein sequence MGSSRASWIGRVGGQGMLALLLAGLLLRGTLAKSIGTFSDPCKDHTSTTSPSDPCLLGKGGSSSFSSQSGSSSSSSFLSSSSGSSGGSSGSRGGSSGGSSGSSGGSSGSIATHGRSSGFSLFKPGTGYSQISYSSGSSSGLQGATSSSQSGSTSSQSGGGSSSSVSQTSSMSSSSGQKVNAKLHPCSSNIPDSPCSGGPIVSHSGSYISSSHSVSGGKMPVVVVVEQHGSGGPRVGQSVPCSNGGLPGKPCPPIASVDKYGSYEVVGGSSDSYLVPGMTYIRGKIYPVGHFIKEHPIKGSPRVPSFAAGAPISEGKYFSSNPIIPSHSSSSSNIYQSGASSAIVFQPVGSGGVPPYGVGSKGSKEPCSLSSSGVHSSSSLSSSSGSSFHPCGGVSQRLSSSPGTGSFSGSSSSQSHGEIILQPCGSKSSSSGHSCISVSSSTLSRGAGGSSQHDPSAGAKPCGFGGSGTIPCHSIRDILTQVKPLGPQLADPEVFLP